AATCGTCCTTCTGCACAGCAAATTGCTGAAGCACTGGAAGTAGCCAGCAAGGCCGATGTAATTGTAGCCGCCGTCGGCGAAAGCGCCGAAATGAGTGGTGAAGCCAGCAGTCGCTCCAACATCGAAATTCCACAGGCACAAAAAGATTTGCTGAAAGCACTGAAAGCAACCGGTAAGCCGGTGGTTGTGGTATTGTTTGCCGGCCGTAGCATGGCCATTACCGAAGAAGCTGCTGCGTATCCTGCTATTTTGAATGTATGGTTCCCCGGTAGCGAAGCTGGCTACGCCATTGGCGATGTATTGTTTGGCGATGTAAACCCCAGCGGTAAACTCTCTGCCACATGGCCACAAAATGTAGGCCAGGTGCCCCTGTTTTACAACCACAAAAACACGGGTCGTCCTTTGCCTGCAGGACAGTGGTTCCAAAAGTTCCGCAGCAATTATCTTGATGTGAGCAACGATCCGCTGTATCCTTTCGGATTTGGATTGAGCTACACCACTTTTACCTATGGCAACATGAAACTGAGCAGCCAATCACTCAAAGGCAATCAAACCTTAACTGCCAGCATCGATATTACCAATAACGGAAAGGTAACGGGTAAGGAAGTGGTGCAACTGTACATTCGCGACATCGTAGGTTCTACCACAAGACCTGTGGCCGAACTGAAAGGATTTGAAAAAATTGAATTGCAACCTGGTGAAACAAAAACCGTTTCCTTTAGCATAACACCTGAGTTGTTGAAGTTTTACAATTATGATTTGAAGTATGATTGGGAAGCCGGCGACTTCGATATCATGATTGGTGGCAACAGCAAAGACGTTCAAAAGCAACGGGTAAACTGGCAGAAATAAAACAACAAGCATGAAGCAATGGATGATGTTGGGTATGGCAGCAATGATGGCCATGCCGGCAATGGCACAAGTAAAAAAGAAGCCCATGAAATTTGCCGATAACAATGTAGTGGCACATCGCGGGGCATTTAAGGCCAACGGCTTTCCCGAAAACTCCATTGCTTCATTGCAAGAAGCCATCAGGCTGGGCTGCACCGGCAGCGAGTTTGATGTTCGCATGACGGCCGATGATTCACTCATCATCAACCACGATGAGCACTACAATAAGCTGCTGATAGAAGAAACAACGTTTGCTGCATTGCAGCAGTTTCCGTTGTCGAATGGAGAAAAGCTGCCCACACTGCGGGAGTATTTGCTTGGCCGGCATGAAGGCCAATAAGCAAACTCGCCTGGTGTTGGAAATAAAGCCTTCTGGCATGGGTAAGGAAAGGGCAGTAAAAATTGTAGATGCTGCTGTGGCTTTGGTAAAAGCATTACAGGCTGAGCAGTATGTAGTGTACATCAGTTTTGATTACAACATGATGCTGCGCCTGAAACAGCTGGTGCCCAACGCTCCTATGCAATACCTCGAAGGCGATAAATCGCCGGCACAGCTGAAAGCTGATGGCATTATGGGATTGGATTATCATTACAAAGTTTTTCAAAAAAACGCCAGCTGGATTCAGGAAGCCAAAAAAGCCGGTATGGTTTTAAATTCATGGACAATAAATGAGCCGGCGTTGATGGATTGGTTTTTAGAAAATGAATTTGATTTTATCACTACAAATGAGCCAGAGCTATTATTGAAAAAGCAAAAGGAGAGCATTAGGAAAAATCGTTGATAAATGCGGTCAGGCTATTGTCCTGCGATAGGCTTAATTTTTTTCTGAGCCTGTATTTCGATACTTCTACTCCCTTGATGGTAATGTTCATGAGTTGCGCAATTTCCTTGGTAGACAAGTTCATTTTCATGTAGGCACACATTTTGAGATCGGTAGGCGTAAGTGTAGGGTATGTTTTTTTGATGCGTTGTAAAAATTTGTTGTGAACAGTGTCGAAATGAATGGCAAATTGTTCCCAGTCACCATCTCTTTTTTCTTCTTCAGCTATTAGTTTCAGTAGTTTTATAAAGTCTTTTTTCTCTCCTGTGTCTTGAAGGGCTCTGGTAGCTAATAATAGATCTTCTTTTATTTTATTAAGTAGCTTTCCTCTTTTATACAAATGCATGGTAGCAGCGGCTAATTCTTTGTTTTTGAATTGCATTTCTGCTTCAAGTTGTTCTTTCTGCAATTTGATGATTTCCTTTTCGCTATGCTCCAGTTCCAGTTCGTGAAGGTATTTTAGCTGCGCTTCTTCTTTTTCAAATTTCTGTTTCTGTTTCGCAATGCGATATTGGTGAATCTTTGTTAGTGCAATGGCTAAACCAATAGCAAGTATGGCGTAAAAAATTTTAGCCCAAACTGTTTGATGCCAGTGAGGCGGCACATCGAAACTGTATGCAACAATTGCCGACTCATTGTTGGCAACATCTTTTCCTTTTAGTAAAAACCTGTATTTGCCATGGGGCAGGTTGGTATAATCTTTTTCTTTTTTTTCTGACCAGGTAGACCATTCTGTATCGAACCCTTCTAACTTGTATTGATATTGGACTTTCGCTGTGGGGTTGTATTGATTGGATGTGAATTCAAATCGAAATGAATTGATTTTGGCAGAAAGCTGTGGAGGTTGTGCAAACGAAATGTTGCCTTTGGAATCGGCTGCCTGAAATCCATCAAACAGCAAAGAATCGTTATTGCTACCTGCTGTTATTTTACTAAAGCTAACTTGCAATTTGCTTGTTTGGCGGGCGTATTTTTCTAAGTTGATGTGAAGTATTCCATTTGTGCTGCCAATGAAAATGTTTTGATCATTGTACGGATAAATATGCTCAAAACCAGGAACCAGCAAATCTTCTATCTCTTGTATGAAGTGTACTTTTTGGTCTTTGAAATAGCCAACAGTTTTGTCTGTGGCAAACCACATCCTGTTATTGGAGTCTTGTGTAAGGTATTTTATACTGATTTTGCCCAATAGCTGTTGATACATTTTGCTTGGGCGGCATACTTTATTCAATGTATCATATTCATATATCCCCTCTTCCGTACATATAACTATGGTTTGATTGATGCGGAAAACATAATTGTTTTTAAATGAGGGTAGCCCATGTTTGTCTGTAAGTAAACTTACAGATGTTACTTTTTGGAAGTCTTTTGACATGGTAAACATGTATACGCCTCTATTAGGATGACTTGCCCAAATGGTGTTGTTTATTTCGTCTATTTCAACAAACCGTAGGGTCTCTTTCAACAGGTTATTAAAACTACTATCTGATTGAAATCCTTTTGCCGTAGCTATCAACTGTTGCAGCCCTTGGTAAGTGCCTGCAATGTATGAGCCTTGCCTGCGAGCAGCTCTATATAACCAATAGCCGCCGCCTAATCTGGTAATATAGCGGGCTGATGCTGAATGATATTCAAAAGCTCCGTCGTGATGCCCAATCAATACTTTATTATGGAGCAGATTTAGGCTCCAAACTTGCCCGTCAATATGAGGTACTTTGGTAAATAAACTTTGCGATTGACTGAAGTCGGGGGTTTTAAAACTATCAATAATCGCTTCATACAAACCGGTAGATGTACCCACCAATAATCTATTGTTGTACACCAGGCTGGCATAAGTAGCCGTACGTCCTTTCAGCGTTGGTGTAATGCGTTGAATAGGACTGTTGAATTGTATCAATGCCACGCCTTCGTCTAATGCAGCCCAAAGGTTATACCCATCATTGGCGAGCAATGCCCTCACATTATTATTTTGCAAACCGTTGTCTGTAGAATATTGGCTAACAACGTCTCCCTTTTTATTAATAAAATATATACCGCCATTAACAGTACCCAACGCAAACCTGCCATTTGCTGTGGCAGTGGCCGAATAGATTTGGGCTTCTTTTACCTCGTTTTTAACAGGGAAAGGCACGGCTCGCATATCCGACAACAAGTACAATCCATTTCTCATGGTGATAATGAGCGTTGTATCCTTTCCATAATCAACAGCGGCAGTAACAACTGTATTGTTTAGCGCCGGCAGGTTCATTTTTTGCCATTTGTTTTGTGCAAACAGAACCATGTTTTCATTACCATTTTGCGCTATCAATCTGCTGCCATGCATGCCCATAAAAGCCCATCTAGACCCATTCGGGGCTATGTACACATCCGCCATTTGCTGGTTTTTGATGCTAATGCGAAAAATGCTTCTGGATGTACGGCAGAAAAGGTAATCGCCTGTATGTATAATATTCCAAACATCGCCAAATGAATGGTGCTGACTTGGTATCACCGGCAGCAGTGAGTAATAAGTGAGTCCTCCATTGTTGGTTGGAGCAAAATAGCCTATTTCATCTTGTCCGCCCACATATATACGGCCGTTTGAAGAAAGTGAAAGTGACCGAACCATTGTTTTATTCGGCAGGGCAAACAACTTCCAGTCTCTGCCATTATAAGTGAGTAATCCGGCATTGTTGGCAAAGTAAAGTATGCCATTTGGCCCTTGAGCTACCTGCCAGTTTTGTGTTCCTCCCCGGGTAGCTTCATGCGAAAAATTAATGATTTCTGCCAAGCCTAAAGTGGGTTGTGCAGGTAAGTTTATTGATATAAACAGCCATATGAGCACTGCCACAAAACAATTAAAACCACCCTTGTTTTTCATTGCCAATAGATATGAAGCTGCATCTTACAAAAATGGTGAACATGTGATACAAGGTTTAAGTTATGAATTTTAGTGTTGGGTCATAACTTCTTGATTATTAATAAAAATAATTCATGCTGTAGTGGTTTTGTAGTGGCTGTAAATTTTGAGTAAGCATACATCGGGTAGAACTTTGAGCATCCATCAGCCACTTTATGTCAAGCTTATTGATGTAAGGAATGAGCTGAAAACAAAACGCTGCTATATGAAAAAAAATGCCCGAAAGTTCTGGCAATACTGTGCCAGTTATCAGCAAGCAATGCATCAAACGGGTTTCCCGTAATGGGTTGAAAACCCTTCTCCTTTCTGAAAAATTCATGATTCCAGTTTGAGCTGGGTGTGAATTGGAGAAATGTATTTGCATGACTGTTTATCACTTTCCAAAACAACCGAATATGAAAATCTTAGTTCAACCACTCCGAAAATCATTGGAGAATCGTGCTATAATGCTGCTGTTAATGGTAGTGTTTGCCACGGGAGCCTTTGCTCAAACCTTTTCCGTTACCGGTCAAATTAAAGATGAAAAAAGCATGCCGCTTCCCGGTGTTGCTATTCTTAATAATCGTACACAAGCTGGTACATCTTCCAATCAGTTCGGCCAGTTTTCTATTGAGGCCCAAAAAAATGATGTGCTTACTTTTTCCTTTATAGGAAAGGCTACTCAAACCATAAAAGTAAATGGCGACAGGTTGAGTGTTAACCTGGTAATGGTAGATACTGCCAATGAGCTTGGTGATGTGGTGGTTACTGCTTTGGGTATAAAGCGGCAGGAAAAAGCATTGGGTTATGCCACACAAACAGTAAAAGGCAGCACCCTGCAAACAGTAAAAGGCGTAGATGTTGCCACTTCACTAACTGGTAGAGTAGCAGGCTTGCTGGTACGAAACAGCCCTGAGTTTGCAGCTGAACCAAACATTACTTTAAGGGGCGAAACAGTATCTCCGCTTATAGTAATTGATGGCGTACCCTATGGAAGTCTTTCACTCAGAGATGTACCTGCAGATGATATTGAAACAATCAACGTATTGAAAGGACCAACCGCTTCTGCATTGTATGGAGAAAGAGGAGGCAATGGAGCCATTATGATTACTACCAAGCGGGGTGCTGCCGGCAGGGGTTTATCTGTTTCTTTCAACAGCAGTTCAATGTTCGAAGCAGGATACCTTGCAATACCCGAAATGCAGGGTAAATATGGCCGTGTGGTAAACACAGCAACCAATACTTACGTAGGCACCGGCGATGGTGCATGGGGGCCAGCACTCGAAGGTCAGTCTGTTATTCAGTGGGATCCAATCAGCAAAACCATGAAAGCCATGCCTTACCTACCGGTTGGAGCTAATAATTTCAAAAACTTTCAGCAACAGGGCTCTATTTTAAACAACAACCTAAGCATTGCCCAAAGTGGCGATATGGGCGGTTTTCGAGCATCAGCCACATGGGTAAATAACAAAGGCACTTACCCCAACTCAAAGTTTGATAAAGTAACCTACAGCGTTGGCGGTGACATTCGCTCCAAAAAGTTTTCTCTCTCCACTTCTTTGGCTTACAACAATCACCGTTCTCCCAATTTAGGTTTTAGCGGCTATACCGGCTACGACCCTATGTATGGCCTGCTTATATGGGGTTCGCCCGATTGGAACATCAATGATTATAAAGACTATTGGACCGTGCCCAACGAAATACAAAACAACAGCTATACAGCTGGAAACAACAATCCGTTTTTCGACAGGTATGAACGTATCAGAACCTACAACAAAGATTTATTCAACGGTCAAATTACGCTCAATTATGACATCCTTCCTTGGTTGAAAGTAACAGCAAGAACTGGTTACGATACCTACAGTGCTACGCAAAATATACGGGTATCCAAAGGCTCATTTCAAGGGGCAGGTGCTACTACAATGATACCTGGTGGTACCGAAGTATGGGGCGAAGCGCAGCGGGGATCTTATAACCAGGGCATCAGCCGGGGCTTTAGCAGCAATACAGAAGGAATCCTTTCTGCCAACAGAAAATGGAAAGACTTTTCAATAGATGGTTTTGTAGGTGGTTCCATTTATTACAAGCAAGATGAAGGCTTGGAGGCAAGAACAAGAGGCGGTCTTTCAATACCGGGGTACTACTCGCTGAAAGCATCTATAGATCCGGTGATTACAGCATCTTCTGTGGCTAAAAGGCAAACCAACAGCCTTTTTGGTAAGTTGGGTATTGGCTGGAAAAACATTGCGTTTGTAGAAGGTACTTTCAGAAACGACTGGGTATCTACCTTGCCGGAAGCAACCCGTTCATTCTTGTATCCTTCCGTTGCAGGTAGCTTAGTATTGTCTGAACTTACAGGTACCAATAGCTTGCTCTCATTCTGGAAATTAAGAGGCTCCTGGACGCAGTATAAAAAGCCCGCCAACATTTATTCTATTAATCAGGTGTATGGCATTGCAACCAATCAGTGGGGCACCCTACCTACTGCATCGTACCCCACCACCATCCGACCCGATGATATTTTTGCTGAGTCATTCAACACTACAGAAATTGGTACTTATGCCAGCTTCTTAAAAAACAGACTTTCATTGGATGTAACGCTCTATTCTAAAAAAGGATATGATTTTATTCAAACAGCCAGTATTAGTCCATCTACAGGTTTTACCGGAGTATTCATCAATAATGATGAAGAACGCACCCGCCAAGGTATAGAAGTAACGCTCGGTGCTACACCAGTAAAAACGAAAGACATGAAATGGGATATTGCTCTCAACTGGGCTACTTCTGTACAGAAGTACACACAAATGGATGCAACCTATTCCATCAAAGGCAGAGAGTGGATTGGTGTAGGAAAGCGTACCGATTATTATACTTATAACGAGTACCAGACAGACAATCAGGGAAATATTGTATTCAACAATGGTGTGCCCACTTATAAACCAATTGCATCATTGGCAGGCTACACCGATCCGGACTGGATTTGGGGTATCAATTCCAGCTTTAACTACAAGCAATTTACGCTGAATGTAGCTTTTGATGGAAGAGTTGGCGGCCTTGCACAGTCTATTACTGAAATGTATATGTGGCGTTCAGGAAACCATCCGAACTCATTAACAGAAGAAAGATACCTGGATGCTAAAACTCCAGGGTCAAAAAACTTTTTGGGTCAAGGTGTAAAAGTTGTTTCAGGCTCCATTGTATACGATGCAAATCTTCAGGTAGTGAGTGATACAAGGGTGTTTGCACCAAACGATGTATATACCACTTATAAATCTTACATAGAAGCGTTGCACAAAGGAACTGCTTGGGGCGGCTCTCCTTCTCCGGTTGATTTGTATACAACTACTTTCTTCAAGCTGAGAGAACTGTCACTCACATATCAGTTTGATAATAAAGTGGCTTCAAAAATTGCTGCGAAAGGAATTTCTGTTTCATTGGTTGCTCAAAACTTGCTGTACTGGGCTAAGCAGTTTAAGTATTCAGATATTGATGGCGGTTCTGAAAACTTTGCCGATCCTTCAATGAGGTATATCGGTATGAACTTCAGATTCGATTTCTAATACTGATGCAAGCAACACCAATTAGAGAAAACAAAAATCATTGACATGAAACGTACACTATTATACATCATTGCTGTTGTTACTGTTTTCAGTAGCATAACCGGGTGCAGCAAGTTCGACGATATCAATACCAACCCCGATGCAACAGAGAATGTAAACTCTGCCATGCTTGCTACCAATATTATACTTCGCAACCTGAAATTTCAGGGCAGAGATGCCATGGCTTATTTGTCTGATAACGGCATGGCTAAATATGTAGCTTTTGCCAACCAAAGCATTATGCCGTCGCAATACAACGCGTTGGGTGCTACCGATTTTGGTGCCATGACTATGCTGCCCAATATTGAAAGCATGCTGGAGTATGCCAAAGGAAGTGTAATGGAAAACTCATATAAAGGACTTGCCAAGTTTTCCAGAGCGTATATGTTTTATGACATAACCATGAAGGTGGGTGATATTCCATACACTGGAGCGGGCAAAGCAAAAAACGGCGAGATTGAAGTAAAGTATGATACACAGGAAGAAGTGTTGAAGGGGATTTTAGATGATTTGAAAGAAGCTGATGCCTTTTTTGCCAATGGAGTAAAGTTTGATGGTGACCCCTCACCTTATGCCGGCGACCCAGCTAAGTGGCGCAGGGCTTCTAATGCATTTGCTTTGAAAGTGCTGTTATCATTGAGTAAAAAGTCTGAATCATCAACGCTGAATGTAAAACAACGGTTTGCTGAAATTGTGAATGCTGGATTTTTACTTACACCCACAACCGGCTATCTGGGGCTTAATTATTCGGCTACAAATCCTCACCCTATGTCTGGCACAAACAACCTGTTTACAAGCCGCACTATTGTTAGCACAACAGTGATAGATAATCTTAAGCGCTACAATGATCGTAGATTGTTTTACTATGCAGAACCTGCAGGGGCTAAAATATCGGGAGGCCTGTTACAGTCAGATACCGCGGCTTATGTAGGAGCAAACGTTTCAGATGATTATGACGATATTACATTCGGACACAGCAAGAATGCGTACTCTCTTTTAAATGCAAGATACCTTGCTGAAACTGCAGGAGACCCTCGCTTAATCATGAGTTACCCTGAGCAGCAACTCATGTTGGCAGAAGCAAGAGTGCTGGGATGGATTACAACTGGTACAGCAAAAGAGTATTACGAATCAGGCGTAAAAGCTGCGTTGGCATTTATAATGGCTACCAAAAGCAATTATGCCCATGCAATGCCAATTACACAGGCTTATATTGATAATTATTTTACAGGTGAGGCGGCGTTCAAAACACTGCCCGCAGATCAGTTAAAGCAAATTTGGATGCAGCTGTACTTCTTAAACTTTATGCAGAACCCAATACCAGTTTATTATAACTACAGAAGAACAAGTTATCCTGACTTTCCGATTAATCCGGCTACATCTTTAAATCTAAATAAAACAAATGCCATCCCTATGCGTTGGCTATACCCTTCTTCTGAAAGTAACTTTAACAGGGCTAATGTAGATGAAGCCATACAAAGGCAATACGAAGGCGTAGATGAGGTAAATAAGCTGATGTGGATACTTAAGTAAAGAAATGCGAGGTTGCTGCATTTAAGTATGCAACCTCGCATTATTATTCCCATTAAATGGTGGGTATGCAAAGTTCTACATCCACACATCCAAATATTTATTGCAGTAGTTAAATACCATTACTGATTGACAGTTCCTTTTTTTAAGTAGTGCCATTTAGCATGCTGTTTGTATAAGTTTTCTATTTTATGAAATTATTTTTTTTGATACTGTCGGGTATGTTGTGGGCCTCAAAGACAATGGCGCAGCCGATGGCAGAGTATCTGGTTTTTGCAGATGAGTTTAACTACACCGGGCTGCCAGATTCAACTAAGTGGACTTTTGAAACCAAAGGAAATGCCAGTGGTTGGGGTAATAATGAAAAGCAATATTATACTTCAGGCTTACCTGCAAATGCATATGTAAAAGACGGCACACTAAAAATAACCGCACTAAAAGAAAACAAAGAAGGGAAAGCATATACTTCTGCAAGACTATCTTCCGCTGGTAAAGCAGAATTTACATACGGCAGAATTGAAGTAAGGGCAAAACTACCAAAAGGGAAAGGCACTTGGCCTGCAATATGGATGCTGGGGAGTAATATACATGAAGATACACGCTGGCCGGCTTGTGGAGAAATTGACATAATGGAACACGTAGGTTATGATGCCGATAGCATACATGGCACAATTCATACTGAAGCGTACAACCACATGAAAGGTACACACCGAGGAAAAGGCGCCTACATTCAAAACCCTTATTCCGATTTTCATGTGTATAGTATTGATTGGTCGGAAAGTAAAATTGATTTTCTACTCGATGGAAACATTTACTATACTACACCCAATGAACAATTGGGTACTAAAGAATGGCCTTTCAACCAGCCCTTCTTTCTAATTCTCAATTTGGCCATTGGTGGCAACTGGGGTGGTAAGCATGGTATTGATGATGATATTTTTCCAGCTGTGATGGAAATTGATTTTGTAAGAGTATATCAAAAGAAACCACAATCAATTCAACAATTGATTGCACAGCGGGCTGTTGTTGATACCAATTTAATCTTACCACCAGCCTGGGCTTTTGGCGTATTGTATGGCGGCTATACCAATCAGCAGGAAACAAT
The Phnomibacter ginsenosidimutans genome window above contains:
- a CDS encoding glycerophosphodiester phosphodiesterase family protein, whose product is MKANKQTRLVLEIKPSGMGKERAVKIVDAAVALVKALQAEQYVVYISFDYNMMLRLKQLVPNAPMQYLEGDKSPAQLKADGIMGLDYHYKVFQKNASWIQEAKKAGMVLNSWTINEPALMDWFLENEFDFITTNEPELLLKKQKESIRKNR
- a CDS encoding SusC/RagA family TonB-linked outer membrane protein, yielding MKILVQPLRKSLENRAIMLLLMVVFATGAFAQTFSVTGQIKDEKSMPLPGVAILNNRTQAGTSSNQFGQFSIEAQKNDVLTFSFIGKATQTIKVNGDRLSVNLVMVDTANELGDVVVTALGIKRQEKALGYATQTVKGSTLQTVKGVDVATSLTGRVAGLLVRNSPEFAAEPNITLRGETVSPLIVIDGVPYGSLSLRDVPADDIETINVLKGPTASALYGERGGNGAIMITTKRGAAGRGLSVSFNSSSMFEAGYLAIPEMQGKYGRVVNTATNTYVGTGDGAWGPALEGQSVIQWDPISKTMKAMPYLPVGANNFKNFQQQGSILNNNLSIAQSGDMGGFRASATWVNNKGTYPNSKFDKVTYSVGGDIRSKKFSLSTSLAYNNHRSPNLGFSGYTGYDPMYGLLIWGSPDWNINDYKDYWTVPNEIQNNSYTAGNNNPFFDRYERIRTYNKDLFNGQITLNYDILPWLKVTARTGYDTYSATQNIRVSKGSFQGAGATTMIPGGTEVWGEAQRGSYNQGISRGFSSNTEGILSANRKWKDFSIDGFVGGSIYYKQDEGLEARTRGGLSIPGYYSLKASIDPVITASSVAKRQTNSLFGKLGIGWKNIAFVEGTFRNDWVSTLPEATRSFLYPSVAGSLVLSELTGTNSLLSFWKLRGSWTQYKKPANIYSINQVYGIATNQWGTLPTASYPTTIRPDDIFAESFNTTEIGTYASFLKNRLSLDVTLYSKKGYDFIQTASISPSTGFTGVFINNDEERTRQGIEVTLGATPVKTKDMKWDIALNWATSVQKYTQMDATYSIKGREWIGVGKRTDYYTYNEYQTDNQGNIVFNNGVPTYKPIASLAGYTDPDWIWGINSSFNYKQFTLNVAFDGRVGGLAQSITEMYMWRSGNHPNSLTEERYLDAKTPGSKNFLGQGVKVVSGSIVYDANLQVVSDTRVFAPNDVYTTYKSYIEALHKGTAWGGSPSPVDLYTTTFFKLRELSLTYQFDNKVASKIAAKGISVSLVAQNLLYWAKQFKYSDIDGGSENFADPSMRYIGMNFRFDF
- a CDS encoding glycerophosphodiester phosphodiesterase, with product MKQWMMLGMAAMMAMPAMAQVKKKPMKFADNNVVAHRGAFKANGFPENSIASLQEAIRLGCTGSEFDVRMTADDSLIINHDEHYNKLLIEETTFAALQQFPLSNGEKLPTLREYLLGRHEGQ
- a CDS encoding SusD/RagB family nutrient-binding outer membrane lipoprotein; this translates as MKRTLLYIIAVVTVFSSITGCSKFDDINTNPDATENVNSAMLATNIILRNLKFQGRDAMAYLSDNGMAKYVAFANQSIMPSQYNALGATDFGAMTMLPNIESMLEYAKGSVMENSYKGLAKFSRAYMFYDITMKVGDIPYTGAGKAKNGEIEVKYDTQEEVLKGILDDLKEADAFFANGVKFDGDPSPYAGDPAKWRRASNAFALKVLLSLSKKSESSTLNVKQRFAEIVNAGFLLTPTTGYLGLNYSATNPHPMSGTNNLFTSRTIVSTTVIDNLKRYNDRRLFYYAEPAGAKISGGLLQSDTAAYVGANVSDDYDDITFGHSKNAYSLLNARYLAETAGDPRLIMSYPEQQLMLAEARVLGWITTGTAKEYYESGVKAALAFIMATKSNYAHAMPITQAYIDNYFTGEAAFKTLPADQLKQIWMQLYFLNFMQNPIPVYYNYRRTSYPDFPINPATSLNLNKTNAIPMRWLYPSSESNFNRANVDEAIQRQYEGVDEVNKLMWILK
- a CDS encoding triple tyrosine motif-containing protein codes for the protein MNLPALNNTVVTAAVDYGKDTTLIITMRNGLYLLSDMRAVPFPVKNEVKEAQIYSATATANGRFALGTVNGGIYFINKKGDVVSQYSTDNGLQNNNVRALLANDGYNLWAALDEGVALIQFNSPIQRITPTLKGRTATYASLVYNNRLLVGTSTGLYEAIIDSFKTPDFSQSQSLFTKVPHIDGQVWSLNLLHNKVLIGHHDGAFEYHSASARYITRLGGGYWLYRAARRQGSYIAGTYQGLQQLIATAKGFQSDSSFNNLLKETLRFVEIDEINNTIWASHPNRGVYMFTMSKDFQKVTSVSLLTDKHGLPSFKNNYVFRINQTIVICTEEGIYEYDTLNKVCRPSKMYQQLLGKISIKYLTQDSNNRMWFATDKTVGYFKDQKVHFIQEIEDLLVPGFEHIYPYNDQNIFIGSTNGILHINLEKYARQTSKLQVSFSKITAGSNNDSLLFDGFQAADSKGNISFAQPPQLSAKINSFRFEFTSNQYNPTAKVQYQYKLEGFDTEWSTWSEKKEKDYTNLPHGKYRFLLKGKDVANNESAIVAYSFDVPPHWHQTVWAKIFYAILAIGLAIALTKIHQYRIAKQKQKFEKEEAQLKYLHELELEHSEKEIIKLQKEQLEAEMQFKNKELAAATMHLYKRGKLLNKIKEDLLLATRALQDTGEKKDFIKLLKLIAEEEKRDGDWEQFAIHFDTVHNKFLQRIKKTYPTLTPTDLKMCAYMKMNLSTKEIAQLMNITIKGVEVSKYRLRKKLSLSQDNSLTAFINDFS